Proteins encoded by one window of Acinonyx jubatus isolate Ajub_Pintada_27869175 chromosome X, VMU_Ajub_asm_v1.0, whole genome shotgun sequence:
- the LOC106981926 gene encoding 60S ribosomal protein L32-like: protein MAALRPLVKPKIIKKWTEKFIRHQQDRYVNIKCNWWKPRGIDNWVNKRFKGQTLMPNSGYGSNKKTKHMLPSGFRKFLVHDVTELEVLLVLNSSSCTEVAHHVSSKNHKASVERAALLAIRVTNTNARLPSEENG, encoded by the coding sequence ATGGCTGCCCTCAGGCCTCTGGTGAAGCCCAAGATCATTAAAAAGTGGACCGAGAAGTTCATCAGGCACCAGCAAGACCGGTATGTCAACATTAAATGCAACTGGTGGAAACCCAGAGGCATCGACAATTGGGTGAACAAAAGATTCAAGGGCCAGACCTTGATGCCCAACAGTGGTTATGGGAGCAACAAGAAGACAAAGCACATGCTGCCCAGTGGCTTTCGGAAGTTCCTAGTCCACGACGTTACGGAGCTCGAAGTGCTGCTGGTGCTCAACAGCTCTTCCTGCACAGAGGTAGCTCATCATGTCTCCTCCAAGAACCACAAAGCCTCTGTGGAAAGAGCAGCCCTGCTGGCCATCAGAGTCACCAATACCAATGCCAGGCTGCCCAGCGAAGAAAATGGATAG